The following proteins are co-located in the Meriones unguiculatus strain TT.TT164.6M chromosome 4, Bangor_MerUng_6.1, whole genome shotgun sequence genome:
- the Synpo2l gene encoding synaptopodin 2-like protein isoform X1: MDTTDPIIQEPLSQASCDKAPAPELQDPFYAELQRAESLQEKSVKEAKTKCRTIASLLTAAPNPHSKGVLMFKKRRQRAKKYTLVSFGAAAGTRTEEEDGIPPTSESELDEEAFSDARSLTNQSDWDSPYLDMELARAGTGTAESQSSGLGGQLSEVSGRGVQLFEQQRQRAVSSSQEGPAAMLNGQSLQSPPRAQSAPPEAAVLPRSPLPAPEASPSPFPDGGAPSPAPNIFNRSARPFTPGLQGQRSGTTAVIFRPLAPKKVNEGLGGISSAPSPFAALRQEPTSLPSFTTVVPSHTPVSGTSSTPRSSGPVTATSSLYIPAPSRPVTPGGAPEPPTPPSAAAMTSTASIFLSAPLRSSARPEGPDPADPESASAREQRISVPAARTGILQEARRRGTRKQMFRPGKEETKNSPNPELLSLVQNLDEKPRAGGAESGPEEDALSLGAEACNFMQPLGGKSYKTLSQVAPKAPPPLASKTPPPTTPKTPPPVAPKPASRGPLDGLVNGSAPKAGMPELQRLQGRGGELFAKRQGRADRFIVEATPGSSFNPGLSPRSPSPTPSLPPSWKYSPNIRAPPPIAYNPLLSPFFPQAARTLPSKAQSQGPRATPKQGIKALDFMRHQPYQLKTAMFCFDEVSSSPDPISGPLKTARVQEIRRFSTPAPQPTAEPLAPTVLAPRAATTLDEPIWRAELTSPPVPNPDYPQESPRSFAATPSSCGFQVARPRFSATRTGLQAHVWRPGAGHQ, encoded by the exons ATGGACACCACTGATCCCATCATCCAAGAGCCCCTCAGCCAAGCCAGCTGTGACAAAGCCCCAGCTCCTGAACTCCAAGACCCATTCTATGCAG AACTGCAACGTGCAGAAAGCCTCCAAGAAAAGAGCGTGAAGGAGGCCAAGACCAAGTGCCGGACCATCGCATCCCTGCTAACAGCAGCCCCCAATCCTCACTCCAAGGGCGTGCTTATGTTTAAGAAACGGCGGCAAAGAGCCAAGAAGTACACGCTAGTGAGTTTCGGGGCTGCAGCGGGGACAAGAACAGAGGAGGAGGACGGCATTCCCCCAACGAGTGAGTCAGAGCTGGACGAAGAGGCCTTCTCGGACGCTCGCAGCCTTACCAATCAGTCTGACTGGGACAGCCCTTATCTGGACATGGAGTTGGCCAGGGCTGGCACAGGCACAGCAGAGAGTCAGAGTTCTGGGCTGGGCGGGCAGCTAAGTGAGGTCTCTGGGAGAGGGGTCCAGCTCTTTGAACAGCAGCGCCAGCGGGCAGTCTCCAGCAGCCAGGAGGGCCCAGCAGCCATGCTAAATGGGCAGAGTCTGCAGTCACCACCTCGAGCTCAGAGTGCTCCCCCAGAAGCAGCTGTGCTCCCACGTAGTCCTTTGCCGGCCCCCGAGGCCAGCCCTAGTCCCTTCCCGGATGGTGGAGCCCCTAGCCCAGCGCCAAATATCTTTAACAGGTCAGCGAGACCTTTCACCCCTGGTTTACAAGGGCAAAGGTCAGGTACCACCGCAGTGATTTTCCGGCCCTTAGCCCCTAAGAAGGTGAATGAAGGCCTGGGAGGCATCAGCTCCGCTCCGTCCCCCTTCGCAGCCCTTCGGCAGGAGCCCACCTCTCTGCCCAGCTTCACCACAGTTGTGCCCAGCCACACGCCCGTCTCCGGGACTTCCAGCACCCCACGTTCCTCCGGTCCTGTGACCGCTACCAGCTCTCTCTACATCCCAGCTCCGAGCCGGCCCGTCACACCAGGAGGCGCCCCAGAGCCTCCCACTCCTCCTAGCGCGGCTGCCATGACATCCACCGCTTCCATCTTCCTGTCCGCGCCTCTCAGAAGCTCTGCGCGCCCGGAGGGGCCGGACCCCGCGGACCCGGAGTCTGCTAGCGCTCGGGAACAGCGCATCTCCGTGCCTGCTGCCCGCACCGGCATCCTGCAGGAGGCTCGGCGCCGGGGCACCCGGAAGCAGATGTTCCGGCCTGGAAAGGAAGAGACGAAGAACTCGCCCAACCCGGAGCTGCTTTCGCTAGTACAGAATCTGGATGAAAAACCTCGGGCCGGCGGTGCGGAATCTGGTCCGGAGGAGGACGCTTTAAGCCTCGGAGCCGAAGCCTGTAACTTCATGCAGCCACTAGGGGGCAAAAGTTACAAGACCTTATCTCAAGTGGCACCGAAAGCCCCGCCTCCACTGGCTTCCAAAACCCCACCCCCTACAACGCCTAAGACTCCACCTCCTGTAGCTCCTAAGCCAGCTTCTCGAGGGCCTCTTGATGGGCTAGTGAATGGGTCGGCCCCAAAGGCTGGAATGCCTGAGCTCCAAAGGCTccaggggaggggtggggagctATTTGCCAAGCGGCAGGGTCGTGCCGACAGGTTCATAGTGGAGGCCACTCCCGGTTCTAGCTTCAACCCTGGCCTTAGCCCTAGAAGTCCTTCTCCCACACCCTCACTGCCCCCATCGTGGAAATACTCACCCAACATCCGTGCCCCGCCTCCTATTGCCTACAACCCACTCCTCTCACCCTTTTTTCCCCAAGCTGCCCGAACTCTCCCCTCTAAGGCCCAATCCCAGGGACCTCGGGCGACCCccaagcagggtatcaaggcCTTGGATTTCATGCGGCATCAGCCATACCAACTTAAAActgccatgttttgttttgacgaGGTTTCTTCATCTCCTGACCCCATTTCAGGGCCTCTCAAAACTGCTCGAGTCCAGGAGATCCGCAGATTTTCCACTCCGGCACCCCAGCCCACTGCAGAACCCCTAGCTCCCACTGTGCTTGCCCCCAGAGCGGCTACTACACTGGACGAACCTATTTGGAGAGCAGAGCTGACCTCACCCCCTGTCCCTAACCCAGACTATCCTCAAGAGTCTCCCAGGAGCTTTGCTGCCACTCCCAGCTCCTGTGGTTTCCAAGTAGCCAGGCCTAGGTTCTCAGCCACCAGAACAGGGTTACAGGCTCATGTCTGGAGGCCTGGGGCAGGGCACCAGTGA